The Noviherbaspirillum saxi genome includes a window with the following:
- the tilS gene encoding tRNA lysidine(34) synthetase TilS, translating to MDVTGTSNGPLALNETFERALEVILARVAVPDALPQEPPATFVNPPISIALAYSGGLDSAVLLHLARHYTSTRRICLHAFHIHHGLSPNADAWSAHCEQECARLSVHFDVRRVQVAGREKQGTEQAARLIRYAALGQLCREHGVALLLTAHHQDDQAETVLLQLLRGSGVAGLSGMEPVNTAPGLLGDDRLMIGRPLLDVSRSRLEQFMRQCGIRHIEDESNEDPRYARNALRHKVMPVLSANFPGFQQRFARSAQHAQSAQRLLDELAAQDLAACRDGEGIALGRLEKLNGDRIDNVLRYWFATRGVRMPATAWLQEMRAQLFNAKEDARIRVTHADCEIRRHRDHVFITPRHDDADLDVAPIHFRWQGEASIHFAAFQGTLHFEHAEEGVNADWLQGQKLQIRLRSGGERLRLAANRPSRALKYHYQALDIPHWQRLRLPLVMSDQHLVFAAGIGMHWEISSSEADNSRNFVRLRWEQDRIQKSPDF from the coding sequence ATGGATGTCACCGGGACGTCGAACGGCCCGTTAGCCCTGAACGAAACTTTTGAACGTGCGCTGGAAGTCATCCTGGCGCGCGTTGCTGTTCCAGATGCGTTGCCGCAGGAACCGCCTGCGACATTTGTCAATCCCCCTATATCAATCGCCCTAGCCTATAGCGGCGGACTTGATTCCGCAGTCTTGCTGCACCTGGCGCGGCATTACACTTCCACGCGCCGCATCTGTTTGCATGCCTTTCATATTCATCATGGCCTGAGCCCGAATGCGGACGCCTGGAGCGCTCACTGCGAACAGGAATGTGCGCGATTGTCGGTGCATTTCGATGTGCGGCGTGTGCAGGTGGCCGGCCGCGAAAAGCAGGGCACCGAGCAGGCGGCCCGCCTCATCAGATATGCCGCCTTGGGCCAGCTTTGCCGTGAGCATGGCGTTGCACTGCTGCTCACTGCCCATCATCAGGATGATCAGGCGGAAACCGTCCTGCTCCAACTATTGCGGGGCTCGGGTGTCGCCGGCCTGTCCGGCATGGAGCCGGTCAATACAGCTCCCGGCCTGCTCGGCGATGATAGGCTTATGATTGGGCGCCCGTTGCTTGATGTCTCGCGCAGTCGCCTTGAACAATTCATGAGGCAATGCGGTATTCGCCACATAGAAGACGAATCGAATGAGGATCCGCGCTATGCGCGCAACGCCTTGCGGCACAAGGTCATGCCAGTGCTGAGTGCGAATTTCCCTGGCTTTCAGCAACGTTTTGCGCGCTCGGCGCAGCATGCGCAATCGGCTCAGCGATTGCTCGATGAACTGGCTGCGCAGGATCTCGCGGCTTGCAGGGACGGTGAAGGCATCGCCCTGGGCCGCCTGGAGAAATTGAATGGCGACCGTATCGATAACGTCCTGCGCTACTGGTTTGCAACGCGCGGCGTGCGCATGCCGGCGACCGCATGGCTGCAAGAGATGCGTGCGCAATTGTTCAATGCAAAGGAAGATGCCCGTATTCGCGTTACCCATGCGGATTGCGAAATACGCCGGCATCGCGACCACGTCTTCATCACGCCGCGGCATGACGATGCCGATCTGGATGTGGCGCCGATACACTTTCGTTGGCAGGGCGAGGCATCGATACACTTCGCTGCATTTCAGGGCACGCTGCATTTCGAGCATGCGGAAGAGGGCGTGAATGCCGACTGGCTGCAAGGGCAGAAACTGCAGATACGCTTGCGCAGCGGCGGCGAGCGACTCAGGCTCGCGGCGAATCGCCCCAGCCGAGCGCTGAAGTACCATTACCAGGCGCTGGATATCCCACACTGGCAACGCTTGCGCCTGCCTCTGGTCATGTCGGACCAGCATCTGGTATTTGCCGCAGGCATCGGCATGCATTGGGAAATCTCATCGTCTGAGGCTGATAACAGTCGAAACTTTGTTCGACTGCGTTGGGAACAAGACCGTATTCAAAAATCGCCGGATTTTTAA
- a CDS encoding acetyl-CoA carboxylase carboxyltransferase subunit alpha — MSKTTFLGFEQPIAELEGKIEELRFVQDDSAVDISEEIDRLSKKSQQLTKDIYAKLTPWQVSQIARHPQRPYTMDYVNEIFTDFHELHGDRSYADDLSVVGGLARFNGQACMVIGHQKGRDTKERAMRNFGMPKPEGYRKAMRLMKLAEKFNLPIFTFVDTPGAFPGIDAEERGQSEAIGHNLYVMAELKVPLIATIIGEGGSGGALAIAVGDVVLMLQYATYSVISPEGCASILWKTSERASDAADALGLTAHRLKAINLIDKIVNEPLGGAHRDPKQMAVMLKRALADSLRQFQGVKTKDLIAARHEKLLSYGKFKEINSPE, encoded by the coding sequence ATGAGCAAGACAACTTTTCTCGGATTTGAGCAACCGATTGCTGAACTCGAAGGAAAAATCGAAGAGCTGCGTTTCGTGCAAGACGACTCGGCAGTCGACATCTCGGAAGAAATCGATCGCCTGTCCAAGAAGAGCCAGCAGCTCACCAAGGATATCTATGCGAAGCTGACGCCGTGGCAGGTGTCGCAGATCGCGCGTCATCCGCAGCGTCCCTACACCATGGATTACGTGAACGAAATCTTCACCGATTTCCACGAACTCCACGGCGATCGCAGCTATGCGGACGACCTGTCCGTCGTTGGTGGACTTGCACGTTTCAATGGCCAGGCCTGCATGGTGATCGGTCATCAGAAAGGCCGCGACACGAAGGAACGGGCAATGCGCAACTTCGGCATGCCCAAGCCGGAAGGCTATCGCAAGGCCATGCGCCTGATGAAGTTGGCGGAAAAATTCAATCTTCCCATCTTTACCTTCGTCGATACTCCAGGCGCTTTTCCCGGCATCGACGCTGAAGAACGCGGTCAGTCCGAAGCGATCGGCCACAACCTGTATGTGATGGCAGAACTGAAGGTTCCTCTGATCGCCACCATCATCGGCGAAGGCGGATCCGGTGGCGCGCTGGCGATTGCGGTCGGCGATGTCGTGCTGATGCTGCAATATGCGACTTATTCGGTGATCTCGCCGGAAGGCTGCGCTTCCATCCTCTGGAAAACCTCGGAACGCGCCTCCGATGCGGCCGACGCACTTGGCTTGACCGCGCACCGTCTGAAGGCGATCAACCTGATCGACAAGATCGTCAACGAGCCGCTGGGCGGCGCACATCGCGACCCCAAACAAATGGCAGTGATGCTCAAGCGTGCACTGGCCGATTCGCTACGCCAGTTCCAGGGCGTAAAGACCAAGGACCTGATCGCTGCGCGTCACGAAAAGCTGCTCAGCTACGGTAAGTTCAAGGAAATCAATTCGCCGGAATAA
- a CDS encoding DNA-3-methyladenine glycosylase family protein: MAVMEQPPMGIGVPAYWHDAKEELMKRDRIMRKLIPQFGAMHLIGRGEAFTTLARSIVGQQISVKAADAVWQRFLEACPKCTPAQVLKAGPEKLASCGLSKRKAEYVIDLADHFKAKRVHADKWMEMEDEEVISELIQIRGIGRWTAEMFLIFNLLRPNILPLDDLGLLKGISVNYFSGEPVSRSDAREVAANWEPWRTVATWYLWRSLDAAPVMS, translated from the coding sequence ATGGCCGTGATGGAGCAGCCTCCCATGGGCATTGGTGTGCCGGCGTATTGGCACGACGCCAAGGAAGAACTGATGAAGCGCGACCGCATCATGCGCAAGCTCATTCCTCAGTTCGGCGCCATGCATCTGATCGGACGCGGCGAAGCATTCACGACGCTTGCCCGCTCCATCGTCGGCCAACAAATTTCGGTCAAGGCCGCCGATGCGGTCTGGCAGCGCTTTCTTGAAGCCTGTCCGAAATGCACGCCAGCCCAGGTCTTGAAAGCAGGCCCGGAGAAGCTCGCATCCTGCGGCTTGTCAAAAAGGAAAGCGGAATATGTCATTGATTTGGCCGATCATTTCAAGGCCAAACGAGTGCACGCGGACAAATGGATGGAGATGGAAGACGAAGAAGTCATCTCGGAACTGATCCAGATCCGCGGCATCGGACGCTGGACAGCCGAGATGTTTTTGATATTTAATTTGCTCCGACCGAATATATTGCCTTTGGACGACCTCGGGTTGCTCAAAGGCATTAGCGTCAATTATTTTTCGGGTGAGCCGGTTTCCCGCAGCGACGCACGTGAAGTTGCGGCCAACTGGGAGCCTTGGCGTACTGTCGCAACCTGGTACCTGTGGCGCAGCCTGGATGCTGCGCCTGTCATGTCCTGA
- the cysS gene encoding cysteine--tRNA ligase has translation MTVLKIYNTLARDKQAFVPMQPGKVRMYVCGMTVYDYCHLGHARVMVVFDMVQRWLRASGFDVAYVRNITDIDDKIIKRAVENNESITRLTQRFIDAMDEDAGTLGVQKPDHEPRATQYVPQMLGLIEKLESHGLAYKASDGDVNYSVRDFPTYGKLSGKSLDDLRAGERVELNTGKRDPLDFVLWKASKESEPDEVKWDSKWGKGRPGWHIECSAMSNELLGQQFDIHGGGEDLQFPHHENEIAQSEGAHQHTFVNYWMHNGFVRVDNEKMSKSLGNFFTIRDVLKKYDAEVVRFFILRAHYRSPLNYSDAHLDDARHALTRLYTALKEVQADGMPLDMGEAHAIRFAEAMNDDFNTPIAIAVLFDLANEINKTKSPELARQLKSLAAIIALLQRAPQEFLHAGPADVEAGGLNEAQIDAQIAARAAAKKAKNFADADRIRGELLAAGIVLEDKPGGVTEWRRA, from the coding sequence ATGACCGTCCTCAAGATTTACAACACCCTCGCGCGTGACAAGCAGGCCTTCGTCCCCATGCAGCCGGGCAAGGTTCGAATGTATGTTTGTGGAATGACGGTCTACGATTACTGCCACCTCGGGCATGCGCGGGTAATGGTCGTTTTCGATATGGTGCAGCGCTGGCTTCGCGCATCCGGTTTCGACGTAGCTTATGTACGCAATATCACCGACATCGATGACAAGATCATCAAGCGGGCGGTGGAAAACAATGAATCGATTACCCGTCTGACTCAGCGTTTCATCGACGCGATGGATGAGGATGCAGGCACACTCGGCGTGCAAAAACCCGATCACGAGCCGCGCGCTACACAGTACGTGCCTCAGATGCTTGGCTTGATTGAGAAACTCGAAAGCCATGGCCTCGCGTACAAGGCATCCGACGGTGACGTCAACTACTCGGTGCGCGACTTCCCCACCTACGGAAAACTGTCCGGCAAGTCACTCGACGACCTGCGTGCCGGTGAGCGAGTCGAACTCAACACTGGCAAGCGCGACCCACTGGATTTTGTATTGTGGAAAGCGTCCAAGGAGTCCGAACCCGACGAGGTGAAATGGGACTCGAAATGGGGAAAGGGTCGACCGGGCTGGCATATCGAATGCTCTGCAATGAGCAACGAACTGCTTGGCCAGCAGTTTGACATTCATGGCGGCGGCGAGGATCTGCAGTTCCCGCACCATGAGAATGAAATTGCACAGTCCGAGGGCGCTCATCAGCATACCTTCGTCAATTACTGGATGCACAACGGCTTCGTACGCGTCGACAACGAGAAAATGTCTAAGTCGCTCGGTAATTTCTTCACCATCCGCGATGTGCTGAAAAAATACGACGCTGAAGTCGTTCGCTTTTTCATACTGCGCGCGCACTATCGCAGCCCGCTGAATTATTCCGATGCCCACCTCGACGATGCGCGCCATGCGCTGACGCGTCTGTACACCGCATTGAAGGAAGTGCAAGCCGATGGCATGCCGCTCGATATGGGTGAAGCGCATGCGATTCGCTTTGCGGAAGCGATGAATGATGACTTCAATACGCCGATTGCGATTGCCGTGCTGTTCGACCTTGCCAATGAAATCAACAAGACGAAGTCTCCCGAGCTTGCGCGGCAACTGAAATCGCTGGCTGCGATCATCGCCTTGCTGCAACGCGCCCCGCAGGAATTTCTGCATGCAGGGCCGGCGGATGTGGAGGCGGGCGGTCTTAACGAAGCGCAAATCGACGCGCAGATTGCTGCACGCGCAGCGGCGAAGAAAGCAAAGAATTTTGCCGATGCAGACCGCATTCGCGGTGAATTGCTGGCGGCCGGCATTGTCCTCGAAGACAAACCGGGCGGTGTCACAGAGTGGCGAAGGGCGTGA
- a CDS encoding peptidylprolyl isomerase, whose amino-acid sequence MPSSRRHFIQLLAALSMTAAMHAASATDNPQVVLKTSMGNIVLELYPEKAPKSVANFLEYVKKGHYNGTVFHRVIENFMIQGGGFDKDMKQKPTNPPIENEAKNGLKNEPYTVAMARTMAPHSASAQFFINTRNNGFLDYPGQDGWGYAVFGKVMSGTDVVDKIKAVETSNSGMHANVPVKPVIIESASIVK is encoded by the coding sequence ATGCCATCTTCACGTCGACATTTCATCCAGTTGCTTGCAGCGCTGTCTATGACAGCCGCCATGCATGCAGCGTCTGCCACCGACAATCCGCAGGTTGTGCTGAAAACTAGCATGGGCAATATCGTGCTCGAACTCTATCCCGAGAAGGCGCCAAAGTCTGTCGCCAATTTTCTGGAGTATGTAAAGAAGGGCCACTACAACGGTACCGTATTCCATCGCGTCATTGAAAACTTCATGATCCAGGGCGGAGGCTTCGACAAGGACATGAAGCAAAAACCGACCAACCCTCCGATCGAAAACGAAGCCAAGAACGGTCTGAAAAACGAGCCCTATACGGTCGCCATGGCGCGGACGATGGCGCCGCATTCGGCGTCGGCGCAGTTCTTCATCAATACCAGAAACAATGGATTCCTAGATTATCCCGGTCAGGATGGCTGGGGTTATGCAGTATTCGGCAAGGTGATGTCGGGCACTGATGTCGTCGACAAAATCAAGGCGGTCGAGACTTCCAACAGCGGCATGCATGCAAATGTACCGGTCAAGCCAGTCATTATCGAATCCGCTTCCATCGTCAAATAA
- a CDS encoding peptidylprolyl isomerase, with the protein MAVILTTNHGTIKLELDADKAPKTVESFLDYVRSGHYDGTIFHRVIDGFMIQGGGFEPGMKQKPTKDPVQNEAKNGLKNEPYSIAMARTSDPHSASAQFFINVKNNSFLDYPGQDGWGYCVFGKVVEGTDVVDKIKSVKTTRAGMFSDVPVENVVIEKAEVV; encoded by the coding sequence ATGGCTGTCATTCTTACCACTAACCACGGCACCATCAAGCTTGAACTCGACGCCGACAAGGCACCGAAGACCGTCGAAAGCTTTCTCGACTACGTACGTTCCGGTCACTATGACGGCACGATTTTTCACCGCGTAATCGACGGTTTCATGATCCAGGGCGGCGGTTTCGAACCCGGCATGAAGCAGAAGCCAACCAAGGATCCTGTGCAAAACGAAGCGAAGAACGGCTTGAAAAATGAGCCCTACTCCATCGCGATGGCACGCACTTCCGATCCACATTCGGCGTCTGCGCAATTCTTCATCAACGTGAAGAACAACAGCTTCCTCGACTATCCGGGACAGGATGGCTGGGGCTACTGCGTATTCGGCAAGGTGGTCGAAGGCACTGACGTCGTGGACAAGATCAAGTCCGTCAAGACAACACGTGCCGGCATGTTCTCTGACGTGCCTGTCGAAAACGTCGTAATCGAAAAAGCGGAAGTCGTGTAA
- a CDS encoding UDP-2,3-diacylglucosamine diphosphatase, producing MTITSNKAQSNPVALFVSDVHLQASLPRTTEAFLRFLDRHAIAAQQLYVLGDLFEYWAGDDDLDTPYHRKIVEAIRVVHDKGVAVYWVGGNRDFLIGSRFAEAAGMTILDEPFVTQIAEQRVVLLHGDAQCTDDKAYMDFRRMVRAQEWQHQFLAMPLAQRKTIIDSMRTGSRDAQRNKAYEIMDVNSAAIDAVFESTQASLMIHGHTHRPASHMHVVGGTQRIRHVLPDWDCDAEPSRGGWIGLYPDGSAQRFGVDGQPL from the coding sequence ATGACCATTACATCGAACAAGGCGCAATCGAATCCGGTTGCGCTTTTTGTTTCGGACGTGCATCTACAGGCTTCGCTACCGCGCACGACCGAGGCATTTCTACGCTTTCTGGATCGACATGCGATAGCGGCGCAACAGTTGTACGTGCTGGGTGATCTGTTCGAATACTGGGCCGGCGACGACGATCTCGACACTCCCTATCATCGGAAAATCGTCGAAGCGATCCGGGTTGTGCATGACAAGGGCGTAGCTGTGTACTGGGTAGGCGGCAATCGCGATTTCCTGATCGGATCGCGTTTCGCTGAAGCTGCAGGTATGACCATACTGGACGAACCCTTTGTTACCCAGATTGCCGAACAGCGCGTCGTGCTGTTGCACGGTGATGCACAGTGCACGGACGACAAAGCGTACATGGATTTTCGGCGCATGGTGCGTGCGCAAGAGTGGCAGCATCAGTTTCTCGCGATGCCGCTTGCGCAGCGCAAGACCATCATCGACAGCATGCGTACCGGCAGCCGCGATGCACAACGCAACAAGGCGTACGAAATCATGGATGTCAACAGTGCGGCGATTGACGCAGTGTTCGAATCGACGCAGGCATCGCTCATGATTCATGGGCATACGCATCGCCCGGCATCGCATATGCATGTAGTCGGTGGCACGCAGCGCATACGCCATGTATTACCGGATTGGGACTGCGATGCCGAGCCGAGCCGTGGCGGCTGGATCGGCTTGTATCCTGACGGATCGGCTCAGCGCTTTGGCGTGGATGGACAGCCGCTGTAA
- a CDS encoding YceH family protein, which produces MTEMNENAAAGKQGVDVLDPFEVRVLAVLAEKEALTPDNYPMSLNALTNGCNQLSSRDPVMSISEETVQDILDRLVQKKLVAEVRQAGARVTKYEHRMRMKWSLEQEKLAVLTILMLRGIQTAGEIRARSGRLHDFGSVADVETALQFLIDKYPPVVAKLARAPGTKEGRYAHLLSGDEVLERQEVAASFSSGVEMPRQDRIAQLEAEVLKLRNEIDALTAQFAEFRKQFE; this is translated from the coding sequence ATGACTGAAATGAATGAAAATGCCGCAGCGGGCAAGCAGGGCGTGGATGTGCTCGATCCATTCGAAGTTCGAGTGCTTGCAGTGCTCGCAGAAAAAGAGGCGCTGACTCCGGATAACTATCCGATGTCGCTCAATGCACTGACCAACGGCTGCAACCAGTTGTCCAGCCGCGATCCGGTAATGTCGATTTCCGAAGAAACAGTCCAGGACATCCTCGATCGCCTGGTGCAAAAAAAGCTGGTTGCAGAAGTCCGGCAAGCGGGCGCCCGCGTGACAAAGTACGAGCACCGGATGCGAATGAAATGGTCGCTCGAACAGGAAAAGCTTGCGGTGCTTACTATCCTCATGCTGCGCGGTATCCAGACCGCAGGCGAAATTCGCGCCCGTAGCGGACGCCTGCATGATTTTGGATCGGTTGCGGATGTCGAAACGGCACTGCAGTTCCTGATCGATAAATACCCGCCTGTCGTCGCGAAACTTGCGCGAGCGCCGGGAACCAAGGAAGGGCGCTATGCGCATCTGCTATCGGGAGATGAAGTTCTGGAGCGTCAGGAAGTCGCCGCGAGTTTTTCCTCCGGAGTAGAAATGCCACGTCAGGACCGGATCGCGCAACTGGAAGCCGAAGTGCTCAAGTTGCGTAATGAAATCGATGCGCTGACCGCGCAATTCGCAGAATTTCGAAAGCAGTTTGAATAA
- the cysE gene encoding serine O-acetyltransferase: MFSRIREDIASIIERDPAARTRWEVLTCYPGLHAIIMHRWAHWCWLHGFKWLGRFISHIARWLTAIEIHPGATVGRRVFIDHGFGVVIGETAEVGDDCTIYQGVTLGGTSLSKGAKRHPTLECGVIIGAGAKVLGGFTVGEGAKVGSNAVVVKEVPAGATAVGNPAHIVQKDVGKQREEATARVFAAYGVTLNSGDDPLATALHKLIDHAGAQEQQMQKILAALNNAGVSCEVLADAARLNPEQLNKLVD; this comes from the coding sequence ATGTTTAGCCGTATCCGTGAAGACATCGCCAGCATCATTGAACGCGATCCTGCCGCTCGCACCCGTTGGGAAGTGCTGACCTGCTACCCGGGACTGCATGCCATCATCATGCATCGCTGGGCGCACTGGTGCTGGCTGCATGGATTCAAATGGCTGGGACGCTTCATTTCGCACATTGCACGATGGCTCACGGCCATCGAGATTCATCCCGGCGCCACGGTGGGGCGACGCGTCTTCATCGACCATGGTTTCGGCGTAGTGATCGGTGAAACCGCCGAGGTCGGCGACGACTGCACGATCTACCAGGGCGTGACCCTTGGAGGCACTTCGCTCAGCAAGGGAGCGAAGCGCCATCCGACACTTGAGTGCGGCGTCATCATTGGCGCGGGTGCCAAGGTGCTTGGCGGATTCACGGTTGGCGAGGGCGCCAAGGTAGGATCGAACGCCGTTGTGGTCAAGGAAGTACCGGCAGGAGCCACCGCTGTCGGCAATCCGGCCCATATCGTGCAGAAAGACGTTGGCAAGCAGCGCGAGGAAGCGACCGCGCGTGTATTTGCCGCTTACGGCGTCACCCTCAATAGCGGTGACGACCCTTTGGCTACCGCATTGCATAAACTCATTGACCATGCGGGTGCACAGGAACAGCAGATGCAGAAAATTCTTGCAGCACTCAATAATGCCGGTGTCAGCTGTGAAGTGCTGGCGGATGCCGCACGCCTCAACCCCGAGCAGCTGAACAAGCTGGTCGACTGA
- the rlmB gene encoding 23S rRNA (guanosine(2251)-2'-O)-methyltransferase RlmB gives MKSKMIFGFHAVTARMRHDASSIEEIYVDATRHDRRMQELLRAAEAAKVRIIHADDQRLDGMVGTRRHQGVVAKAGELSLARNLDELLDAIEGPPLLLILDGVTDPHNLGACLRVADGAGAHAVIAPKDRAVGLNATAAKVASGAADTVPYITVTNLARTMRELKEREIWLIGTTDDAEKGLYEGDFSGPTALVMGSEGEGMRRLTRENCDILVSIPMHGAVESLNVSVASGVCLYEARRQRIAATR, from the coding sequence ATGAAAAGTAAAATGATATTCGGTTTCCATGCCGTTACAGCACGTATGCGCCATGATGCGTCGTCGATTGAAGAGATCTATGTCGACGCGACTCGCCATGATCGTCGCATGCAGGAACTGCTGCGTGCTGCGGAAGCCGCCAAGGTACGTATCATCCACGCCGACGATCAGCGCCTCGACGGCATGGTCGGCACTCGGCGACATCAAGGTGTCGTGGCGAAGGCTGGCGAACTCTCTCTGGCAAGAAATCTCGATGAACTTCTCGATGCGATAGAAGGCCCGCCACTGCTGCTGATTCTGGACGGCGTGACCGATCCGCATAATCTCGGCGCATGTCTGCGCGTGGCCGATGGCGCCGGCGCGCACGCGGTGATCGCTCCTAAGGACCGTGCGGTCGGATTGAATGCCACGGCCGCCAAGGTTGCCAGCGGCGCGGCCGACACCGTTCCCTATATCACCGTGACCAACCTCGCGCGCACCATGCGGGAACTCAAGGAGCGCGAAATCTGGTTGATCGGCACCACCGACGATGCCGAAAAAGGTTTGTATGAAGGCGATTTCTCCGGACCGACGGCCCTGGTCATGGGCTCCGAAGGGGAAGGCATGCGTCGTCTCACCCGTGAAAACTGCGATATTCTTGTCAGTATTCCGATGCATGGCGCAGTCGAAAGTCTCAACGTATCGGTGGCGTCGGGCGTCTGCCTGTATGAAGCGCGGCGCCAGCGTATTGCCGCAACGCGCTAG